In one Micromonospora polyrhachis genomic region, the following are encoded:
- a CDS encoding coiled-coil domain-containing protein, with protein sequence MTAPLRGWLTTILALLTAVALVAPAERAWAEPNETPNETETPLLRDVIESTNRGYIQAKAKLDQSKRRQQALNLELQKAQERLDLLAPQVAQIAAQSYRQGKIGAIAVLLESDSPDSFVERASRLDELNRLNDRKLRELTEARDIAERAKAQLDAEILEQNKQLTIMTKQKKEAEKALALVGGMSLTKGFVTATSPVAKAAPRTASGDWPSESCNQDDPTTSGCITPRTMHMYKEVKKAGFNRFVGCYRSGGPYEHPKGRACDWSLINRGFVSAQNQDQRMYGNNLTAFLVRNADRLGIYYVIWYKQIWMPATGWSSYSGASDHTDHVHVSML encoded by the coding sequence TTGACCGCACCCCTGCGCGGTTGGCTGACGACGATCCTGGCGCTACTCACCGCCGTGGCCCTGGTGGCACCCGCCGAGCGGGCCTGGGCAGAACCCAACGAGACTCCCAACGAGACCGAGACGCCGCTGCTCCGCGACGTGATCGAGTCGACCAACCGGGGCTACATTCAGGCGAAGGCCAAGCTGGATCAGTCGAAGCGGCGGCAACAGGCTCTCAACCTCGAACTCCAAAAGGCCCAGGAGCGGCTCGACCTACTCGCCCCGCAGGTGGCTCAGATCGCGGCCCAGTCCTACCGCCAGGGCAAGATCGGCGCAATTGCCGTACTGCTGGAGAGTGACAGCCCCGACTCGTTCGTCGAGCGGGCGAGCCGGCTGGACGAGCTGAACCGGCTCAACGACCGGAAGCTGCGCGAACTCACCGAGGCCCGGGACATCGCCGAACGCGCCAAGGCCCAGCTCGACGCCGAGATCCTGGAGCAGAACAAGCAGCTGACCATCATGACGAAGCAGAAGAAGGAAGCGGAGAAGGCGCTCGCCCTGGTCGGCGGGATGAGCCTGACCAAGGGGTTCGTCACCGCGACCTCGCCGGTGGCCAAGGCCGCCCCGCGTACGGCCAGCGGCGACTGGCCGAGCGAGTCGTGCAACCAGGACGACCCGACGACCTCCGGCTGCATCACGCCACGCACGATGCACATGTACAAGGAGGTCAAGAAGGCCGGGTTCAACCGGTTCGTGGGCTGCTACCGCTCAGGTGGCCCGTACGAGCACCCGAAGGGCCGCGCCTGCGACTGGTCGTTGATCAACCGGGGCTTCGTCTCCGCACAGAACCAGGACCAGCGGATGTACGGCAACAACCTCACCGCGTTCCTGGTCCGTAACGCCGACCGCCTCGGTATCTACTACGTGATCTGGTACAAGCAGATCTGGATGCCGGCGACCGGCTGGAGCTCGTACAGTGGGGCGAGCGATCACACCGACCACGTACACGTGTCGATGCTTTGA